One Dromiciops gliroides isolate mDroGli1 chromosome 3, mDroGli1.pri, whole genome shotgun sequence DNA segment encodes these proteins:
- the LOC122751968 gene encoding olfactory receptor 51G2-like, protein MVISNISNSSSFIFILMDLPGLEDAHHWTAIPVCSIYLLSFVGNIAIMYIVKSVPSLHTPMYLFLSMLSMADLGLSASTLPSMVAVFLLGRRKVSAATCFAQLFFIHTFSVIESAVLLAMAFDRCVAIREPLRYATILTNWRIGAIGLAIVTRSAALHLPLPVLLNHLNFQSISTLSHSYCVHPDVLKLACSNTRVNSALGLFVMLSTLGLDALLILFSYVLILYTVLSIASNAERLKALNTCISHICAVLLFYTPLVSLSMIHRFGKRMPAQVYMLLSYLHFLVPPMLNPIVYSIKTKEIRVQILRMLQPKKF, encoded by the coding sequence ATGGTGATTTCAAACATCAGCAATAGCAGCTCCTTCATCTTCATCTTGATGGACCTGCCAGGGCTGGAGGATGCCCATCACTGGACAGCCATACCAGTCTGTTCCATCTACCTCCTCTCCTTTGTAGGCAACATTGCTATCATGTACATTGTCAAGTCAGTGCCCAGCCTCCACACCCCTATGTACCTTTTCCTCTCCATGCTCTCAATGGCAGACTTGGGTCTTTCTGCATCCACACTGCCCTCAATGGTGGCTGTATTCCTTCTGGGGCGTAGGAAGGTGAGTGCAGCAACATGCTTTGCACAGCTCTTCTTTATCCACACCTTCTCAGTCATTGAGTCTGCTGTGCTTCTCGCCATGGCTTTTGACCGCTGTGTTGCCATCCGTGAGCCATTGCGTTATGCCACCATCCTTACCAACTGGCGCATTGGTGCCATTGGGTTGGCTATTGTGACTCGAAGTGCTGCCCTTCATCTGCCCCTGCCTGTTCTCCTTAACCACCTAAATTTCCAATCCATTAGCACCCTGTCTCATTCCTATTGTGTCCACCCTGATGTTCTGAAGCTGGCCTGCTCCAACACTAGGGTCAACAGTGCACTTGGACTCTTTGTGATGCTCTCTACCTTGGGCCTTGATGCTCTGCTGATCCTCTTCTCTTATGTGTTGATTCTCTATACAGTGCTGAGCATTGCGTCCAATGCAGAACGGCTCAAGGCCCTCAATACCTGTATTTCACACATTTGTGCTGTCTTGCTCTTCTACACACCACTAGTCAGCCTGTCCATGATTCATCGCTTTGGGAAAAGGATGCCAGCCCAGGTGTATATGCTTCTCTCTTACCTGCATTTCCTTGTTCCCCCTATGCTCAATCCCATTGTCTACAGCATCAAGACCAAGGAAATCAGAGTCCAGATCCTTAGGATGCTCCAACCTaagaaattctga